One Pectobacterium colocasium DNA segment encodes these proteins:
- a CDS encoding YebO family protein — protein MNILEVVFVFLVVLLAALIWFFVNRASVRANEQVKLLQEIVEQQRQQLALLKKLLPQNAEKSEPETLTAELERDDVELTFKSVIPER, from the coding sequence GTGAACATATTAGAAGTGGTTTTTGTCTTTCTGGTTGTGCTGCTAGCCGCGCTGATCTGGTTTTTTGTTAATCGGGCGAGCGTCAGAGCCAATGAGCAAGTGAAATTGCTGCAAGAGATCGTAGAGCAGCAACGCCAGCAGTTAGCATTATTGAAAAAATTGCTGCCCCAGAATGCAGAGAAAAGTGAGCCTGAAACGCTTACCGCCGAGTTAGAGCGTGATGACGTGGAGTTAACGTTTAAAAGTGTCATTCCTGAACGTTAA
- a CDS encoding amino acid permease has protein sequence MANAQNNIASNQKDRASDQQELVLKRGLKNRHIQLIALGGAIGTGLFLGISQTIQMAGPSVLLGYAIAGMIAFLIMRQLGEMVVEEPVAGSFSHFAYKYWGDFAGFLAGWNYWAMFILVGMAELTAVGIYIQYWWPETPTWLSAAIFFVLINLINLVNVRMFGETEFWFAIIKVLAIVGMIVFGSWLLLSGNGGETATIRNLWIHGGFMPNGASGLIMAMAVIMFSFGGLELVGITAAEAADPKRSIPQATNQVVYRILIFYIGALSILLSLYPWGNVVDGGSPFVLIFHALNSNLVANVLNIVVLTAALSVYNSGVYCNSRMLYGLAKQGNAPKSLAKVNGRGVPVRSIALSALATSFGVAINYLMPGKAFELLMALVVSTLVINWIMICFAHLRFRQAMMAKGIVPAFKAFWYPWGNYLCLAFLAGILVIMLLSPGIRISVILIPFWIAVIWLGFRLSRKNNAALKLTQTQ, from the coding sequence ATGGCAAATGCGCAAAACAACATAGCAAGCAATCAAAAAGATAGAGCAAGCGATCAACAGGAACTGGTTTTAAAACGAGGGTTAAAAAACCGGCATATTCAACTGATAGCGTTGGGTGGCGCGATTGGTACTGGCTTGTTTTTAGGGATATCGCAGACTATCCAAATGGCTGGGCCGTCCGTTTTATTGGGCTACGCGATTGCCGGAATGATTGCGTTTCTGATTATGCGACAACTGGGCGAGATGGTGGTGGAAGAGCCAGTAGCAGGTTCGTTCAGCCATTTTGCCTATAAATACTGGGGCGACTTTGCGGGCTTTCTGGCCGGTTGGAACTACTGGGCGATGTTTATTCTGGTAGGGATGGCTGAACTGACGGCAGTGGGGATTTATATCCAATACTGGTGGCCCGAGACGCCAACCTGGCTGTCCGCCGCGATATTCTTCGTGCTCATTAACCTGATCAATCTGGTGAATGTGCGGATGTTTGGGGAGACGGAATTCTGGTTCGCCATTATCAAAGTGCTGGCCATCGTCGGGATGATTGTCTTCGGCAGTTGGCTGCTGCTGAGTGGTAATGGCGGCGAAACGGCAACGATACGTAATCTATGGATTCATGGCGGATTCATGCCGAATGGTGCAAGTGGATTGATCATGGCCATGGCGGTGATCATGTTCTCATTCGGCGGTCTGGAATTAGTCGGTATCACCGCGGCAGAAGCTGCCGATCCGAAACGTTCTATTCCTCAGGCGACGAATCAAGTGGTCTATCGCATCCTGATTTTCTATATCGGCGCGCTGTCTATTTTGTTATCGCTTTATCCGTGGGGAAATGTCGTTGATGGCGGTAGCCCGTTTGTTCTTATCTTCCATGCGCTGAATAGCAATTTGGTGGCAAACGTACTGAACATTGTGGTACTCACGGCGGCGTTATCGGTTTACAACAGCGGCGTGTACTGTAATAGCCGGATGTTGTACGGTTTGGCAAAGCAGGGGAATGCGCCGAAATCTCTCGCGAAGGTTAACGGACGCGGTGTACCTGTCCGCTCTATTGCGTTGTCAGCCTTAGCGACATCGTTCGGTGTAGCAATCAACTACCTGATGCCAGGCAAAGCGTTTGAGCTGTTGATGGCGCTGGTGGTGTCGACGCTGGTGATTAACTGGATCATGATCTGCTTTGCACATCTGCGTTTCCGTCAGGCGATGATGGCGAAGGGCATTGTTCCTGCCTTCAAAGCCTTCTGGTATCCGTGGGGCAACTACCTGTGTCTGGCGTTTTTGGCGGGGATTTTGGTGATTATGCTGCTGTCGCCGGGTATTCGCATTTCGGTCATTTTAATTCCATTCTGGATTGCCGTTATTTGGCTGGGTTTCAGACTTTCCCGTAAAAATAACGCGGCGCTGAAGTTGACGCAAACACAGTAA
- the thrS gene encoding threonine--tRNA ligase, protein MPVITLPDGSQRHYDHAVSPLDVALDIGPGLAKACIAGRVNGELVDASDKIDTDAQLAIITAKDEAGLEIIRHSCAHLLGHAIKQLWPDTKMAIGPVIDNGFYYDVDIDRTLTQEDIELLEKRMHELSDTDYDVIKKKVSWQEARDAFAARGETYKMAILDENISRDDRPGLYHHEEYIDMCRGPHVPNMRFCHHFKLQKTSGAYWRGDSKNKMLQRIYGTAWADKKQLASYLQRLEEAAKRDHRKIGKQLDLYHMQEEAPGMVFWHNDGWTIFRELEAFVRMKLKSYQYQEVKGPFMMDRVMWEKTGHWENYKEAMFTTSSENREYCIKPMNCPGHVQIFNQGLKSYRDLPLRMAEFGSCHRNEPSGSLHGLMRVRGFTQDDAHIFCTEEQVRDEVNSCIKMVYDMYSTFGFEKIVVKLSTRPEKRIGSDEMWDRAEADLAAALTENNIEFDYQPGEGAFYGPKIEFTLHDCLDRAWQCGTVQLDFSLPGRLNASYVGESNERQVPVMIHRAILGSMERFIGILTEEFAGFFPTWLAPVQVVIMNITDTQSDYVNELTRKLQEAGIRVKADLRNEKIGFKIREHTLRRVPYMLVCGDKEVEAGKVAVRTRRGKDLGSLDVSEVISKLQQEIRSRSLHQLEE, encoded by the coding sequence ATGCCAGTTATCACCCTTCCTGATGGAAGTCAGCGTCATTACGACCACGCCGTTTCTCCCCTGGATGTTGCACTTGATATTGGTCCCGGTCTGGCAAAAGCCTGTATCGCCGGACGCGTCAATGGCGAGCTGGTTGATGCCAGCGATAAAATCGATACCGATGCGCAGTTAGCTATCATCACTGCCAAAGATGAAGCGGGTCTGGAAATTATTCGCCACTCCTGTGCGCACTTATTGGGTCATGCGATCAAGCAACTGTGGCCAGATACCAAAATGGCGATTGGTCCGGTTATCGATAACGGTTTTTACTACGACGTAGATATCGACCGTACCCTGACTCAGGAAGATATTGAGCTGCTCGAAAAGCGTATGCACGAGCTTTCTGACACTGACTATGACGTCATTAAGAAAAAAGTCAGTTGGCAGGAAGCGCGCGATGCGTTCGCTGCGCGCGGTGAGACCTACAAAATGGCGATTCTGGATGAGAACATCAGCCGCGATGATCGTCCGGGTCTGTATCACCATGAAGAATACATCGATATGTGCCGCGGCCCGCACGTACCGAATATGCGTTTCTGCCACCATTTCAAATTGCAGAAAACGTCGGGCGCTTACTGGCGTGGCGACAGCAAAAACAAAATGCTGCAACGTATTTACGGCACAGCGTGGGCGGACAAAAAGCAGTTGGCTTCTTATCTGCAACGTCTGGAAGAAGCGGCGAAGCGTGACCATCGCAAAATCGGCAAACAGCTGGACCTGTATCACATGCAGGAAGAAGCGCCGGGTATGGTGTTCTGGCACAATGACGGTTGGACGATCTTCCGCGAGCTGGAAGCCTTTGTGCGCATGAAGCTGAAGTCGTACCAGTATCAGGAAGTCAAAGGTCCATTCATGATGGATCGCGTGATGTGGGAAAAAACCGGTCACTGGGAAAACTACAAAGAAGCGATGTTCACGACCTCATCAGAAAACCGTGAATACTGCATCAAGCCGATGAACTGCCCGGGTCACGTACAGATTTTCAATCAGGGATTGAAATCATACCGCGATCTGCCGCTGCGTATGGCCGAGTTCGGTAGCTGTCACCGTAATGAACCATCTGGCTCTCTGCATGGTTTAATGCGCGTGCGTGGCTTTACTCAGGACGATGCGCACATCTTCTGTACGGAAGAGCAGGTTCGTGATGAAGTGAACAGCTGCATCAAGATGGTGTATGACATGTACAGCACCTTCGGTTTTGAAAAAATCGTGGTGAAACTGTCTACGCGTCCTGAAAAACGTATCGGTAGCGATGAGATGTGGGATCGCGCTGAAGCCGACTTGGCCGCAGCGTTGACTGAAAATAACATCGAATTTGACTATCAGCCGGGTGAAGGGGCGTTCTACGGTCCAAAAATTGAATTTACCCTGCATGACTGTTTGGATCGTGCGTGGCAGTGTGGTACGGTGCAACTCGACTTTTCATTACCGGGTCGCCTGAATGCGTCTTACGTTGGTGAAAGCAACGAACGTCAGGTGCCGGTTATGATTCACCGGGCTATTTTGGGATCAATGGAGCGCTTCATCGGTATTTTGACCGAAGAATTCGCCGGTTTCTTCCCAACTTGGTTAGCTCCGGTTCAAGTGGTGATTATGAATATCACCGATACCCAGTCTGACTATGTCAACGAATTGACCCGAAAATTGCAAGAAGCGGGCATTCGCGTAAAAGCAGACTTGAGAAATGAGAAGATAGGCTTTAAAATCCGCGAGCACACTTTACGGCGTGTTCCCTATATGCTGGTTTGTGGCGACAAAGAAGTTGAGGCAGGAAAAGTTGCTGTCCGTACTCGTCGCGGTAAAGACCTGGGGAGTCTGGATGTCAGTGAAGTCATCAGTAAGCTGCAGCAAGAGATTCGCAGCCGTAGTCTTCATCAATTGGAGGAATAA
- the infC gene encoding translation initiation factor IF-3: protein MKGGKRVQPARPNRINREIRAHEVRLTGVEGEQLGIVSLNEALEKAEEAGVDLVEISPNAEPPVCRIMDYGKFLYEKSKATKEQKKKQKVIQVKEIKFRPGTDDGDYQVKLRNLVRFLEDGDKAKITLRFRGREMAHQQIGIEVLNRVRDDLSELAVVESFPTKIEGRQMIMVLAPKKKQ, encoded by the coding sequence ATTAAAGGCGGAAAACGAGTTCAACCGGCGCGTCCTAATCGCATCAACAGAGAAATTCGCGCACATGAGGTACGCCTGACAGGCGTCGAAGGCGAACAGCTTGGCATTGTCAGTCTGAATGAAGCATTAGAAAAAGCCGAGGAAGCAGGTGTTGATTTAGTTGAAATCAGTCCGAACGCCGAGCCGCCGGTTTGCCGAATCATGGATTACGGCAAGTTCCTCTATGAGAAGAGTAAGGCCACAAAGGAACAGAAGAAGAAGCAAAAAGTTATTCAGGTCAAGGAAATCAAATTCCGACCTGGTACCGATGATGGCGACTATCAGGTCAAACTACGCAACCTGGTTCGCTTTCTGGAAGATGGTGACAAAGCCAAAATCACACTGCGTTTCCGCGGTCGTGAAATGGCGCACCAACAGATTGGTATCGAAGTGCTTAACCGCGTTCGTGACGATCTGAGTGAACTGGCTGTCGTCGAATCCTTCCCAACGAAGATCGAAGGCCGTCAGATGATCATGGTGCTAGCACCGAAGAAGAAACAGTAA
- the rpmI gene encoding 50S ribosomal protein L35: protein MPKIKTVRGAAKRFKKTAGGGFKRKHANLRHILTKKSTKRKRHLRPKGMVSKGDLGLVVACLPYA, encoded by the coding sequence ATGCCAAAGATTAAAACAGTACGCGGCGCCGCTAAACGCTTCAAAAAAACTGCCGGTGGTGGTTTCAAGCGTAAGCATGCCAACCTGCGTCATATTCTGACCAAAAAGTCGACTAAACGTAAACGTCATCTGCGTCCGAAAGGCATGGTCTCCAAAGGAGATCTGGGCCTGGTTGTCGCATGTCTGCCGTACGCATAA
- the rplT gene encoding 50S ribosomal protein L20 has product MARVKRGVVARARHKKILKQAKGYYGARSRVYRVAFQAVIKAGQYAYRDRRQRKRQFRQLWIARINAAARQNGLSYSKFINGLKKASVEIDRKILADIAVFDKLAFSALVEKAKAALA; this is encoded by the coding sequence ATGGCTCGCGTAAAACGTGGTGTAGTTGCCCGTGCACGTCACAAGAAAATACTGAAACAAGCGAAAGGTTACTACGGTGCCCGTTCGCGCGTTTATCGTGTTGCCTTCCAGGCAGTAATCAAAGCTGGTCAGTACGCTTACCGCGACCGTCGTCAACGTAAACGTCAATTCCGTCAGCTGTGGATTGCACGTATCAATGCAGCAGCCCGTCAAAATGGCTTGTCTTACAGCAAATTCATCAACGGCCTGAAAAAAGCCTCTGTTGAAATTGACCGTAAGATTCTGGCTGATATCGCTGTATTCGACAAATTAGCGTTCAGCGCTCTGGTCGAAAAAGCGAAAGCAGCACTGGCGTAA
- the pheM gene encoding pheST operon leader peptide PheM: MNAAIFRFFFYFST; the protein is encoded by the coding sequence ATGAATGCTGCTATTTTCCGTTTCTTTTTTTACTTTAGCACCTGA
- the pheS gene encoding phenylalanine--tRNA ligase subunit alpha, producing the protein MPHLAELVAKARTAIEEAQDVTALENVRVEYLGKKGHLTLQMTSLRELPAEERPAAGAVINQAKQDVQDALNARKQTLESAELNARLAQETIDVSLPGRTIENGGLHPVTRTIDRIETFFGELGFSVVTGPEIEDDYHNFDALNIPGHHPARADHDTFWFDATRLLRTQTSGVQIRTMEKQQPPIRIIAPGRVYRNDYDQTHTPMFHQMEGLIVDKDISFTNLKGTLHDFLRNFFEEDLQVRFRPSYFPFTEPSAEVDVMGKNGKWLEVLGCGMVHPNVLRNVGIDPEVYSGFAFGMGMERLTMLRYGVTDLRAFFENDLRFLKQFK; encoded by the coding sequence ATGCCACATCTCGCAGAGCTGGTTGCTAAAGCCAGAACAGCTATAGAAGAGGCCCAGGATGTTACCGCACTGGAAAATGTGCGTGTCGAATATCTGGGTAAAAAAGGTCACTTAACCCTTCAGATGACCTCGCTGCGCGAGTTGCCGGCTGAAGAACGCCCTGCTGCCGGTGCTGTCATTAACCAGGCGAAGCAAGACGTTCAGGACGCGCTGAACGCCCGTAAGCAAACGCTGGAATCCGCCGAGTTGAATGCGCGTCTGGCGCAAGAAACCATCGATGTCTCGCTGCCGGGCCGCACGATTGAAAATGGTGGCTTGCATCCAGTGACGCGCACTATCGATCGCATCGAAACCTTTTTCGGCGAGCTGGGTTTCTCCGTTGTAACCGGACCAGAAATCGAAGACGACTATCACAACTTTGATGCGCTGAATATCCCAGGGCATCACCCTGCGCGAGCTGACCACGACACGTTCTGGTTCGATGCGACACGCCTGCTGCGTACGCAGACGTCTGGCGTGCAGATTCGTACGATGGAAAAGCAGCAGCCGCCTATTCGTATCATTGCGCCAGGCCGTGTTTATCGTAACGATTACGATCAGACCCACACGCCAATGTTCCATCAGATGGAAGGGTTGATCGTCGATAAAGACATCAGCTTCACCAACCTGAAAGGTACGCTGCATGATTTCCTGCGTAATTTCTTTGAGGAAGATTTGCAGGTTCGCTTCCGTCCGTCTTATTTCCCGTTTACCGAGCCGTCCGCTGAAGTGGATGTGATGGGTAAAAACGGCAAATGGCTGGAAGTCCTGGGTTGCGGAATGGTGCACCCGAACGTCCTGCGTAATGTCGGTATCGATCCGGAAGTGTATTCCGGCTTCGCGTTCGGTATGGGTATGGAGCGCCTGACGATGCTGCGCTATGGCGTGACCGATCTGCGTGCATTCTTCGAAAACGATCTGCGTTTCCTCAAACAGTTTAAGTAA
- the pheT gene encoding phenylalanine--tRNA ligase subunit beta, producing MKFSELWLREWVNPAVDSETLSEQITMAGLEVDGVEPVAGAFHGVVVGEVVECGQHPNADKLRVTKVNVGGDRLLDIVCGAPNCRQGLKVAVATVGAVLPGDFKIKAAKLRGEPSEGMLCSFSELGISDDHDGIIELPADAPIGTDIRDYLKLDDNAIEISVTPNRADCLGIIGVARDVAVLNQLALNEPAIEPVTATIQDTFPIQVDAPQACPRYLGRVVKGINVKAATPLWMREKLRRCGIRSIDPVVDVTNYVLLELGQPMHAFDLDRLNGGIIVRMAKEGEALTLLDGNEAKLNADTLVIADQQNALAMGGIFGGEHSGVNEATQNVLLECAYFNPLSITGRARRHGLHTDASHRYERGVDPALQHKAIERATRLLIDICGGEAGPVVDVTSEADLPTRATITLRREKLDRLIGHVIADEQVSDILQRLGCNVVKTDAGWQATAPSWRFDMEIEEDLVEEVARIYGYNNIPNIPTQAPLVMTAHREASLSLKRVKTLLVDHGYQEAITYSFVDPKIQGLIHPDEASLSLPSPISAEMSVMRLSLWSGLLSAAVYNQNRQQSRLRLFESGLRFVPDSSADLGIRQDLMLAGVITGTRYEEHWDLARQAVDFYDLKGDLEAVLALTGKLSEIEFKAENNPALHPGQSAAIYLGDERIGFIGVIHPELERKLDLNGRTVVFELLWDKVADRVLPEASEVSRFPANRRDIAVVVAENVPAGDILAECKKVGANQLVGVNLFDVYRGKGVAEGYKSLAISLTLQDTTRTLAEEEIAATVAECVAALKQRFQASLRD from the coding sequence ATGAAATTCAGTGAACTCTGGTTACGCGAGTGGGTAAACCCGGCGGTTGATAGTGAAACGCTATCCGAGCAAATCACGATGGCAGGGCTGGAAGTGGATGGTGTTGAGCCAGTTGCTGGCGCATTCCACGGTGTGGTTGTGGGTGAAGTGGTTGAATGTGGACAGCACCCGAACGCAGACAAACTGCGTGTGACGAAAGTTAATGTAGGCGGCGATCGCCTGCTGGACATCGTGTGCGGTGCGCCGAACTGTCGTCAGGGCCTGAAAGTGGCGGTAGCGACGGTGGGAGCCGTGTTGCCGGGCGATTTCAAAATCAAAGCCGCCAAGCTGCGTGGCGAGCCGTCTGAAGGCATGTTGTGCTCGTTTTCCGAATTGGGTATTTCCGACGATCACGATGGCATCATCGAACTGCCAGCAGACGCGCCGATTGGCACGGATATTCGTGACTATCTGAAGCTGGATGACAACGCGATTGAAATCAGCGTGACCCCAAACCGTGCTGATTGCCTCGGTATCATCGGCGTGGCGCGTGATGTGGCGGTGCTGAACCAACTGGCGTTGAATGAACCAGCGATTGAACCCGTTACTGCCACTATTCAGGATACGTTCCCGATTCAGGTTGATGCGCCGCAGGCATGCCCGCGTTACTTAGGCCGTGTGGTGAAAGGCATCAACGTTAAGGCGGCAACGCCGCTGTGGATGCGTGAAAAGCTGCGCCGCTGTGGTATTCGCTCTATCGATCCGGTTGTTGACGTGACGAACTACGTTCTGCTGGAACTAGGACAGCCGATGCACGCGTTCGATCTCGACCGCCTGAATGGTGGCATCATCGTGCGGATGGCGAAAGAGGGCGAAGCGCTGACGCTGCTGGATGGCAACGAAGCAAAGCTGAATGCGGATACGCTGGTGATCGCGGATCAGCAGAATGCGTTGGCGATGGGCGGTATCTTTGGCGGCGAGCATTCTGGCGTCAATGAAGCGACGCAAAACGTCCTGCTGGAATGTGCTTATTTTAATCCGCTGTCGATTACCGGACGCGCACGTCGTCACGGTTTGCACACCGATGCTTCTCATCGCTACGAGCGTGGCGTCGATCCGGCGTTGCAGCACAAAGCCATTGAGCGCGCGACTCGTTTACTGATCGATATCTGTGGTGGTGAAGCGGGCCCGGTCGTTGATGTGACCAGCGAAGCAGACCTGCCGACGCGTGCAACGATTACGTTGCGTCGTGAGAAGCTGGATCGTCTGATTGGACATGTGATTGCCGATGAGCAGGTTAGCGATATCCTGCAACGTCTGGGCTGTAACGTCGTGAAAACCGACGCAGGTTGGCAAGCGACGGCACCGAGCTGGCGTTTCGACATGGAAATTGAAGAGGATTTGGTTGAAGAAGTCGCGCGTATTTACGGCTACAACAACATTCCGAATATTCCGACTCAGGCACCGTTGGTCATGACTGCGCATCGCGAAGCGTCATTGTCATTGAAGCGTGTGAAGACCTTATTAGTCGATCACGGTTATCAGGAAGCAATTACTTACAGTTTTGTTGACCCGAAAATTCAGGGATTAATCCACCCTGATGAAGCGTCGTTGAGTTTGCCGAGCCCCATTTCCGCAGAGATGTCGGTGATGCGTTTGTCGCTGTGGAGTGGCTTGCTGAGCGCGGCGGTGTATAACCAAAACCGTCAGCAAAGTCGTCTGCGTCTGTTTGAAAGCGGCCTGCGTTTTGTACCGGACAGCAGTGCTGACCTGGGTATTCGTCAGGATCTGATGCTGGCGGGGGTCATTACCGGCACTCGCTATGAAGAGCATTGGGATCTGGCGCGTCAGGCTGTTGACTTCTATGATTTAAAAGGCGATTTGGAAGCGGTACTGGCATTGACGGGCAAACTGTCTGAAATCGAATTCAAAGCCGAAAATAATCCGGCATTGCATCCGGGACAAAGTGCTGCTATTTATCTGGGCGACGAACGTATTGGATTTATTGGCGTTATTCATCCAGAACTGGAGCGCAAGTTGGATCTTAACGGGCGCACCGTGGTGTTCGAACTGTTGTGGGACAAGGTTGCAGACCGCGTATTGCCTGAGGCGAGCGAGGTTTCCCGCTTCCCAGCGAACCGTCGTGATATTGCCGTTGTGGTCGCTGAAAATGTCCCCGCAGGAGATATTTTGGCCGAGTGTAAGAAAGTTGGCGCAAATCAGTTAGTTGGCGTAAACTTATTCGACGTGTACCGAGGGAAGGGCGTAGCGGAAGGTTATAAGAGTCTGGCTATCAGTCTGACCCTGCAAGATACCACGCGTACACTGGCAGAAGAGGAAATTGCCGCTACCGTTGCAGAATGCGTAGCAGCATTAAAACAGCGATTCCAAGCATCCTTGAGGGATTGA
- the ihfA gene encoding integration host factor subunit alpha encodes MALTKAEMSEYLFEKLGLSKRDAKELVELFFEEVRRALENGEQVKLSGFGNFDLRDKNQRPGRNPKTGEDIPITARRVVTFRPGQKLKSRVENASPKE; translated from the coding sequence ATGGCGCTTACTAAAGCTGAAATGTCAGAATACCTGTTTGAGAAGCTCGGGCTGAGCAAACGGGATGCCAAAGAGCTAGTCGAGCTGTTTTTTGAAGAAGTTCGTCGCGCTTTGGAAAATGGCGAGCAGGTCAAGTTGTCAGGTTTTGGCAATTTTGATTTGCGAGACAAGAACCAACGTCCGGGACGTAACCCAAAAACTGGCGAAGATATTCCGATTACGGCGCGCCGTGTGGTCACGTTCCGTCCGGGGCAAAAGCTAAAAAGCAGGGTAGAGAACGCCTCTCCCAAAGAGTAA
- a CDS encoding nitrous oxide-stimulated promoter family protein: protein MARKPLGKYRQREIRTVGLMIELYEKHHPETGDNVQYKDLVNYAIKRLERCHFGEDKPACKHCPIHCYQPARREAIKAIMRWSGPRMLLRHPILAIRHLIDDHRPVPDYPKKETASKTPTERATRLAAQQTAPADTDPTLKEIK, encoded by the coding sequence ATGGCGAGAAAGCCCCTGGGAAAATACCGACAGCGGGAGATCCGTACCGTCGGATTGATGATCGAGTTGTATGAAAAGCATCATCCTGAAACTGGTGATAACGTGCAGTATAAAGACTTAGTCAACTACGCCATCAAGCGTCTGGAACGCTGTCATTTCGGTGAAGATAAACCCGCCTGCAAGCATTGCCCTATCCACTGCTATCAACCCGCCAGACGCGAGGCGATAAAAGCGATTATGCGCTGGTCAGGGCCACGGATGCTGTTACGTCACCCAATTCTGGCAATACGCCACTTGATTGACGATCATCGACCAGTGCCGGATTATCCAAAAAAAGAAACCGCGTCAAAAACGCCAACCGAGCGGGCAACCCGCTTAGCCGCACAGCAAACTGCCCCCGCGGATACCGACCCAACGTTGAAAGAGATAAAATGA
- a CDS encoding ABC transporter ATP-binding protein, translating into MLRRFFSYYSPYKGLFVLDFGCAIIAGLLELGFPMAIKAFIDKLLPAQDWSLILLASVALLAVYLLNTALMAIVNYWGHALGVGIETDMRRQAFEHLQNLPFRYYDNMKTGHIITHVTKDLEEVGEIAHHGPEDLFLAIMTFIGAFILMATVHLNLALLTIIIVPFMTYLVSRYGARMTETWRQLFGQVGNFNARIEESVGGIRVVKAFANEAHEKKLFSHDNENYRRTKLQAYRIMTASMTLSYLSTRLIQLIVMLAGIWYVIQGELSYGGFIGFLLLIEVFFRPVAKITSVLESYPKGIAGFKRFTQLLDTVPEITDAPDAHDAGPLKGDIRFNQVSFGYSAERPILRNIDLSIRAGETVAFVGPSGAGKTTLCSLLPRFYDLTRGAITIDGTDIRQMTQASLRSQIGIVQQDVFLFGGTIRENIAYGKLDASDDDIMDAARRARLDELIENLPDGLDTVVGERGVKLSGGQKQRLSIARIFLKNPPILILDEATSALDTATEQAIQQSLSELSAGRTTLVIAHRLATIQNAGRIVVVDNGTIIEQGSHQVLLEQSGIYARLHQAQFGQA; encoded by the coding sequence ATGTTAAGGCGTTTCTTTTCTTACTATTCCCCTTACAAAGGGTTATTCGTCCTCGATTTCGGCTGTGCCATTATCGCTGGGCTGCTTGAATTAGGGTTCCCGATGGCGATTAAAGCGTTCATCGACAAGCTGCTACCGGCTCAGGACTGGTCGCTGATCCTGCTAGCGTCGGTGGCGCTATTGGCGGTCTATTTGCTGAATACCGCGCTGATGGCCATCGTCAACTATTGGGGACATGCACTGGGTGTGGGTATTGAAACCGATATGCGGCGGCAGGCCTTTGAGCACCTGCAAAATTTGCCGTTCCGTTACTACGACAATATGAAGACCGGGCATATCATCACCCACGTCACCAAAGATCTGGAGGAAGTCGGGGAAATCGCCCACCACGGCCCGGAAGACCTCTTTCTCGCGATCATGACGTTTATCGGTGCCTTCATCCTGATGGCAACCGTTCACCTGAATCTGGCGCTGTTGACGATCATTATCGTGCCTTTTATGACGTATCTCGTCAGCCGTTATGGCGCCCGCATGACGGAGACATGGCGTCAGCTCTTCGGTCAGGTTGGTAACTTCAACGCCCGCATTGAAGAGAGTGTTGGGGGCATTCGCGTCGTGAAAGCGTTTGCTAATGAAGCACATGAGAAGAAACTGTTCTCCCACGATAACGAAAACTACCGTCGAACCAAATTACAAGCCTATCGCATCATGACCGCCAGCATGACGCTCAGCTACCTCAGCACGCGTCTGATACAACTTATTGTGATGCTGGCAGGTATTTGGTATGTCATTCAGGGAGAACTCAGCTACGGCGGTTTTATCGGCTTCCTGCTGCTAATTGAAGTGTTCTTCCGCCCGGTAGCCAAGATTACTTCGGTGCTGGAAAGTTACCCTAAAGGCATTGCAGGCTTCAAACGCTTTACCCAATTGCTCGATACCGTTCCTGAGATTACCGATGCTCCCGACGCGCACGATGCCGGGCCGTTGAAAGGTGATATCCGGTTCAATCAGGTGAGCTTTGGCTATTCCGCCGAGCGCCCAATTCTCCGTAATATCGATCTATCGATTCGCGCCGGGGAAACCGTGGCATTTGTCGGTCCATCCGGCGCAGGCAAAACCACGCTTTGTTCTCTGCTCCCCCGCTTCTACGATTTAACCCGCGGAGCCATCACCATTGACGGCACGGATATCCGCCAGATGACACAGGCGTCGCTACGTAGCCAAATTGGCATCGTACAGCAGGATGTCTTCCTGTTCGGCGGCACCATTCGTGAAAATATCGCCTACGGCAAACTGGATGCCAGCGATGACGACATCATGGACGCAGCGCGACGCGCACGGTTAGATGAACTGATCGAGAATCTGCCCGATGGGCTGGATACCGTGGTGGGTGAGCGCGGCGTTAAACTGTCGGGCGGGCAAAAACAGCGTTTGTCTATTGCGCGCATCTTCCTGAAAAACCCGCCGATTCTGATTCTTGACGAAGCCACATCCGCGCTGGATACGGCAACGGAGCAGGCAATACAACAGTCGCTCAGCGAACTTTCCGCAGGGCGTACCACACTGGTCATTGCTCACCGGTTGGCAACCATACAGAATGCCGGGCGCATTGTGGTGGTAGATAACGGCACCATCATTGAGCAAGGTAGTCATCAGGTACTATTAGAACAAAGCGGCATCTATGCCCGGTTACATCAGGCACAGTTCGGTCAGGCCTGA